The Leadbetterella byssophila DSM 17132 DNA window TCCTAGTGTTCTGCCCCAAACCATCTCTTCTGCCTGCTCATGGCGTCCTACAGGGACTTCTTTCGGAGAGGACTACATCAAAGTGGCTTTTGATAAACCCCAAAAAGTGAAGCAAATCATTGTAGGCGAAACTGTTGGGCCGGGAGCGGTAGGTCGAATCTTTGGTTACACTACCAAAAATAAAGAAGTTCTTCTTTACGAAAGTCAAGGAGATAACTTTAGGAAGCAACCGGGCATTTGGAATCAATTCATTCCGGAAACTGAGGAAGAAATAGCCGCTTTGAAATTAGTCATTGTACATTCCCTGAACAAAGGCATCAAGGAGTATGACTGTATTGGCATTTCCTCTTCCTCTGAACCTTATGTAGCTACCGTCAATGTGGCCCAAAATCTACCTAAAGATCTCAAGAAAGAAAATTTAGGCCCTTCTGTTAACACCAAATACAGTGAAGTGGCTCCTTTGGTCTCACCAGATGGGAAATATTTGTACTTCAGTAGATGGGATCACCCAAAGAACTTTAAACCGGCAGGTTCAAACGAAAGTACTTTAGACGTTTGGGTATCTACCTTAGCTGCTAATGGAACCTGGGAGCCGGCAAAGAACATGAGCACGTCCATCCATCATTCGGCTAAGAATGGTGCGGCGACCATAGCCATGGACGGTAAAAGCATATACGCTCTGAATGTTGAAGTGGGTAGGGGGAAATTTGACGCGGGACTCACAAAAGTCAGCTTGAAAAACAATAAATGGGTCAATAAGCGCCCTATTAAAATAGCTAATTTCGAGGCTTTGTCTTACTACAATTCACAGGATAGGCAACTTAAAAAAGAGACAGAATTCTCCATGAGTTCTGACGAGAAATTTCTGGTGATGGGACTGGTGCGTAAGGATTCTTATGGCGACAAGGATCTATACGTATCGTTTAAAACCGGAGAAGATTCCTATTCAAAGCCCGTTAATCTAGGGCCAGTGATCAATACAGCAGGAAATGAAGGTTCTCCTTTTCTTGCGGCCGACAATAAAACCTTGTACTTCAACTCGAACGGTCACCCCGGATATGGAGATATGGATATCTTCATGAGTACGAGATTAGACGATACGTGGACGAACTGGACAGAACCTGTAAACCTGGGGCCTCAAATCAATAGCCCCGAATTTGACGGTTATATTTCTATCCCGGCCTCCGGTGAGTATGCCTATTTCAGTTCCGCCAAGAATTCCATGGGGCTGGATGACCTGTTTAAAGTCAAATTATTCCCAAGTATCCAACCGGAATCTGTGGTTCTGATGGAATTCAGTTTCGTAGATGAAATATCCGGTCAAAGTATTGAACCCAAAGTGTCCATTTCTCCTCAGGTAGAATGGGTCTGGGATGAAGAAACCAAAATATTTAAGACCATTTTCCAGCCCGGTCAAACCTATGAGCTAAAAGCGGAGTCTTCAGGATATCCTAGTTTTAGCCAAAGTCTGGATTTTAGAGAAGTGAAAGAATATCTCGAGAAGAAAGAGGTGTACAAGTGGAGAAAAATAGGTCAAGAGTCGATAGCTCAAACAGCTCCGAAAACCGTTAATGCGGAACCGGAGAGCGTAAAAGATATGGTCATTGAAGCCGGAAAGAAGATCGTATTGAGGGAGGTTTATTTTGATCAAAGTAAGGCGGAGCTCCGACAAGAATCTTTTGTGGAGCTGGATAGAATCAAGAAGATCATGATGGAACATCCCGATATGGTTATTTTACTCGAAGGACACACGGATAATCAAGGGGATGCCAATCTCAATTTTAAATTGGCCGAGCAAAGAATCTTAAACGTTAAGAACTATTTGATAGAGGATGGCCAGATAAAAGAGGAGAGGATTCAATTGAAATCCTGGGGCCAATATCGTCCGTTAGTGAAGAACACTACAGAAGAAGAAAGAAGGAAAAACCGCCGTGTAGAGTTTACCATTCTGAAAATGTAATATTTTTGCCAAAATAATAAGTTTTATGATCCCAAAGCTGCTATTAGTCTTGCCCTGTTATAATGAAGAAGCCATCTTGCATCTGACTGATGCTAAGTTGAATACCTTTTATGACGAACTGATTTCTCAGGGTTTGATCAGTGCAGAAAGCAAGATCTGCTATGTCAATGATGGGAGTAGAGATGCTACATGGAATATCATTGATAGACTTACCAAATCAAATTCCCGCATTTTAGGCGTTAAACTTTCTAAAAACTTCGGTCACCAGAATGCCCTTTTGGCGGGTTTGTTTGAATATAAGGGATTATTTGATTGTTATATCTCCATAGATGCAGATCTACAAGATGATATCTATGCCATTCCTCCTATGATAGAAAAGTTTAAGGAGGGTGCATCTATAGTTTATGGCGTTAGGGACGATAGAAGTACTGATACCTTTTTTAAGAAGTTTACCGCTGAATCCTTCTATAAGGTCATGCAATGGTTAAAGGTGCCGGTGGTGTTCAATCATGCAGATTTCAGATTGATCGATAACAGGGTGCTTACGGAACTGGAACATTACCGTGAAGTGAACATGTTCATTCGGGGGATCATTCCTACCATAGGATTCAAAAACGATAAGGTCTTCTATAAAAGATTGGAGCGCGAGGCAGGAGAAACCAAATATCCTCTGAAGAAGATGTTGACCTTTGCCTGGAATGGGGTAACCTCGTTCTCCACCATGCCTATGCGCTTCGTGCTTTACTTTGGAGCATTTAGCTTTGTACTTTCCTTATTACTTGCTGTGTATGTCTTGTATACAAAGTTTGCAGGTGTAACCACGTCTGGTTGGGCATCTACTCTTCTTATGATGGCATTTTTTAATGGATCTAATATGATGGCCATAGGGCTGATCGGCGAATATGTGGGTAAGATCTATGAAGAAGTGAAAGCTCGTCCAAGATATATCGTTGAAAAGAGTACCCCTTTAGAGGCATGAGAAAGTACATTCTACTCTTTTTCCTGGGAGTTATAGCTTTAAGTTTTCGTTTGTATAGACTAGACGCTCGTGGTCTGATCACAGACGAAAAATTTACCTTGCTGAATGCAAACGGCTTTTGGGTAGGGGGAGCTAACCAATCGGCTTTTAAGAAGACCTACTTCACTGCACAGGATTTTTGGGAGAAGAAAGGTCCCCAAGACTTTATGGATGCTAGTGCGAATGCAGATTTTGGTACGCACATGGTACATAACGTCATCCTACATTATTGGATGAAGGTCTTCGGGAATTCTGATTTTTCGGTTAGAATGCCAGGCTTGATCTTTAATGTACTGACGGTACTACTGATTTACCTTTTGGTCCTAAAATACTTTAGATCTTATAGCATGGCTTTCCTGGCGGGATTGCTATTTGCCATAGATCCATTGAACATAGCTCAAAGTCATATCGCTAGAAGTTACCCGCTTTCATTCTTCCTGATTACTCTGGCTACGGCTTATTTTGTAAAGTTAGTTTCGGGAGAGAATTCTAAGAAAAACTTCGTGATCTATGCTGTTCTTATAGGTTTAGCGATGCTGAATCATTACATGAACTTCTTTGTGCCTTTGCTTCATGTATTGATATTTTTGGTCATTAGGAATAAGAGTCACCTATGGACCGGTTTTATTTTGGCGGCATTGGCAAATGCCTTGTTGCTGTTTTATTGGTTCAATTGGGGAGGAGGAAAAGGAGCTATGGGTTTCCTAAAGGACAAGAATGAGATTCATAAGAAGATTGCAGAGAATCTTCAGGATGAGTTGAGTCAAACCATTCAATTGGCAAGTCCTGATGTGATAGCAAAAAAGGGAATTGCATTGTACTACGACATTAGCGTTATAACTCACGGCCTTTTTGAAGATATCAAAGGGGTGAAGGTGTTTTTGAGTTCTTTGTTATTAGCTATTGGTATACTTTTATCAGTTCAAGGGCATAAGTATAAGCGCTATGCAGGCCTGTTCTTGTCTCTGCTGATTCTGGCTTTGGAAAGAATCTATCTGGGAAGTATTTTGGCTTCGGCGGCATTGTTTGTGGCGTTTTATTATGCTGTTAAGTACCTTTTGGAAACCAGGAGATATGAGGCGGAGAAGCAGGAATTTGTCTGGTTATGCATGGGCCTTGGGATGTTGATATTACCGCTTATTTTTGTGGTTAGAGATGCATATTTGAGTGGAAACACCACAAGTTTAACGCATAGATATATAGGTAATGCTTCACCGTTTGTAGTGATCTTAGTATCCATAGGCGTGATCAGAGCTGCTCAGGAAAAGGTCATATTAGGAGCTTTAATGCTCTTTTTAATGATTTTTCAATGGACAAATATCCAAAAAGGCATTCAGGATTATTTTGCAGACAGATCCGTTTATAATGCTTATTTTGTACCTGAAAGGGTGCCTAATCCGTACGCTGCCTTAGCAAAAGAAATTCAGGAAAAGGCTGCATTGGGAGATACTTTGGTTATTCCCGGTGCATATAAGGATAAGTACGAAGAAAGGTTCGACAAAGGGGGAACGGTATCTTATAAAGATGCTCAATTCTTGAATCTGTATTTTCCGAAGGATTATGCATTGATCCAATATGTTGACCCCAAGGAGAGAGAAAGATTGTATCTGAAGAAGAAGGACGGAGAGAGAGTATTATTGTTCGATTTTAAAGGCGAAGAATATCGCTACTAAACCTATGAAAATAAAGATCATTTTGCCGGTATTTAACGATTGGGAAGCCTTGAGGCTTTTGATCGAAAAAACCTATCAATTGTATCACGGCAAACCCTACCACATATCTTTTCTGGCAGTGGACGACTGTTCCAGTATTCCCTATAACAAAGAGGATTTCAAGGATTATGACTTAGAGGTACTACACCTGATCAGTAATCAAGGTCACCAGAGAGCCATAGCTATAGGACTATCTTATTTTGCTGATCACAATGACGCAGATAAGGTGATAGTGATGGATTCTGACGGAGAGGATCAGCCGGAGCACATAGAAGCCCTCTTAGAAAAGGCGGAACAGGAACCGGAGAAGATCATTTTTGCGCAACGTAAGAAGAGAACGGAATCCTTGCTTTTCCGTGTGTTTTATAAGATCTATAAGTTCGTATTCAAATTGCTGACCGGAAACATCATAACCTTCGGTAATTACAGCTTGATTCCGGCAAAGCAAGTAAAAAAATTAGCGAACGTATCAGAACTATGGAATCATTATCCGGGTGCTATAATTCGTTCCCGACTGCCCTTTGATTCCATTCCTCTGGACCGAGGTACCCGATTAGCAGGTAAGTCTAAGATGAATTTCAGCTCTTTGGTTCTGCATGGTATGAGTGCAGTCTCTGTATTTGTGGACGTGACGGCGGTGCGCATTGTCATGTTTGCTGCATTTATGATCATATCATCAGTGGTAGGAGTGTTGATAGTGTTATACTTCAAATATGTTCTTGGACAAG harbors:
- a CDS encoding OmpA family protein produces the protein MVKGLIKTFVLLFLTWASFAQEVQWASKVLEKSSETVDEKFSPKHRAIQVLGPPSVLPQTISSACSWRPTGTSFGEDYIKVAFDKPQKVKQIIVGETVGPGAVGRIFGYTTKNKEVLLYESQGDNFRKQPGIWNQFIPETEEEIAALKLVIVHSLNKGIKEYDCIGISSSSEPYVATVNVAQNLPKDLKKENLGPSVNTKYSEVAPLVSPDGKYLYFSRWDHPKNFKPAGSNESTLDVWVSTLAANGTWEPAKNMSTSIHHSAKNGAATIAMDGKSIYALNVEVGRGKFDAGLTKVSLKNNKWVNKRPIKIANFEALSYYNSQDRQLKKETEFSMSSDEKFLVMGLVRKDSYGDKDLYVSFKTGEDSYSKPVNLGPVINTAGNEGSPFLAADNKTLYFNSNGHPGYGDMDIFMSTRLDDTWTNWTEPVNLGPQINSPEFDGYISIPASGEYAYFSSAKNSMGLDDLFKVKLFPSIQPESVVLMEFSFVDEISGQSIEPKVSISPQVEWVWDEETKIFKTIFQPGQTYELKAESSGYPSFSQSLDFREVKEYLEKKEVYKWRKIGQESIAQTAPKTVNAEPESVKDMVIEAGKKIVLREVYFDQSKAELRQESFVELDRIKKIMMEHPDMVILLEGHTDNQGDANLNFKLAEQRILNVKNYLIEDGQIKEERIQLKSWGQYRPLVKNTTEEERRKNRRVEFTILKM
- a CDS encoding glycosyltransferase family 2 protein, producing the protein MIPKLLLVLPCYNEEAILHLTDAKLNTFYDELISQGLISAESKICYVNDGSRDATWNIIDRLTKSNSRILGVKLSKNFGHQNALLAGLFEYKGLFDCYISIDADLQDDIYAIPPMIEKFKEGASIVYGVRDDRSTDTFFKKFTAESFYKVMQWLKVPVVFNHADFRLIDNRVLTELEHYREVNMFIRGIIPTIGFKNDKVFYKRLEREAGETKYPLKKMLTFAWNGVTSFSTMPMRFVLYFGAFSFVLSLLLAVYVLYTKFAGVTTSGWASTLLMMAFFNGSNMMAIGLIGEYVGKIYEEVKARPRYIVEKSTPLEA
- a CDS encoding glycosyltransferase family 39 protein: MRKYILLFFLGVIALSFRLYRLDARGLITDEKFTLLNANGFWVGGANQSAFKKTYFTAQDFWEKKGPQDFMDASANADFGTHMVHNVILHYWMKVFGNSDFSVRMPGLIFNVLTVLLIYLLVLKYFRSYSMAFLAGLLFAIDPLNIAQSHIARSYPLSFFLITLATAYFVKLVSGENSKKNFVIYAVLIGLAMLNHYMNFFVPLLHVLIFLVIRNKSHLWTGFILAALANALLLFYWFNWGGGKGAMGFLKDKNEIHKKIAENLQDELSQTIQLASPDVIAKKGIALYYDISVITHGLFEDIKGVKVFLSSLLLAIGILLSVQGHKYKRYAGLFLSLLILALERIYLGSILASAALFVAFYYAVKYLLETRRYEAEKQEFVWLCMGLGMLILPLIFVVRDAYLSGNTTSLTHRYIGNASPFVVILVSIGVIRAAQEKVILGALMLFLMIFQWTNIQKGIQDYFADRSVYNAYFVPERVPNPYAALAKEIQEKAALGDTLVIPGAYKDKYEERFDKGGTVSYKDAQFLNLYFPKDYALIQYVDPKERERLYLKKKDGERVLLFDFKGEEYRY
- a CDS encoding glycosyltransferase, encoding MKIKIILPVFNDWEALRLLIEKTYQLYHGKPYHISFLAVDDCSSIPYNKEDFKDYDLEVLHLISNQGHQRAIAIGLSYFADHNDADKVIVMDSDGEDQPEHIEALLEKAEQEPEKIIFAQRKKRTESLLFRVFYKIYKFVFKLLTGNIITFGNYSLIPAKQVKKLANVSELWNHYPGAIIRSRLPFDSIPLDRGTRLAGKSKMNFSSLVLHGMSAVSVFVDVTAVRIVMFAAFMIISSVVGVLIVLYFKYVLGQATPGWATSVISGLFIVFIQGFFIAMFILFMVLSSRRYTSFIPYFGYKKFIDFVE